One bacterium genomic window, GCGACGGGCGCGACGCGGCCCGCCCTGCGCGACGTCGAGCACTTCCAGTCCTACGCCTGGAACCCCGACGGCCGCTCGCTCGTGCACGCCTACGGCGTCGAGTCCGAGGCCGACAAGCGCCAGGTCAAGCGCCTGCGCGCCATCGAGGATCGCTGGCCGGGCTGGCGCGACCACAGCTACCTGGTCGAGACGACCTGGCCCGGCGGCGCGTCGCGGCGCCTGACCGCCGGCGCGGTGAGCGCCGAGGGCTGGTCGTTCAGCCCCGACGGCGCCTGCCTGCTGTTCTCGCGCACCTGGCCGGACCCGCTCGCGCGCCCCTACGCCCGCGCGGTCTGGTCGGAACTGAACCTGGCGGACCTGTCGGTCGCTGTGGTGCTGGAGGACCGCTGGGTGGACGCCGTGTCCTACGGGCCGGACCGCAACACGCTGCTGGTGACCGGCTCCCCCTCGGCCTTCGACGGTCTGGGCAACACGCTGCCCGCGGGCGTGACGCCCAACGACTACGGCGGGCAGCTCTACCTCTACGACCGCGGCGCCGGCAAGGCGACGCCCCTGACCCGCGACCTCGACACCGTGGTCCAGGGCGCGGTCTGGCACCGCGACGGGCGGATCGTGGCCGAGGTGCTCGACGGCCAGTACGTGCGCCTCGCGGTGGGCACGCGCGATGGCAAGTGGCGCGCGCTGGACGCGGGCGTGGAGGTGGTCGGCGACTGGGACGCCGCCGAGCGCGGCAAGGTCGTGGTCTGCGCCGGCACCGGCGCGGTCACGCCGCAGCGCGTCACCGTGGTCCCGCTCGACGGCAAGTCGCGCCTGCTGCTGGCCCCCGGCGCCGAGCGCTTCGCCGACGTCACCTTCGGCCGGGTCGAGCCCTTCGCCACGACGCTGGCCGACGGCACGCTGCTGGACGGCCTCGTCTACTACCCGCGCGACTACGTGCCCGGGCGCCGCTACCCGGGGATCGTCTTCTATTACGGCGGCACCTCGCCGATCACGCGCGACTTCGGGACCCGCTACCCCAAGAACGTCTGGACCGGCCAGGGCTACTTCGTCTACGTGCCCAACCCCAGCGGCGCCGTCGGCTACGGCCAGGAGTTCGCCGCGCGCCACGTCAACGACTGGGGCCG contains:
- a CDS encoding prolyl oligopeptidase family serine peptidase, whose amino-acid sequence is VWLDGAPVVLADKDGLRTAKLKLEPGLRRLAVRALRDPALTEPWTLKAVLSLEADAPAPAFVTTLVPTRPTDIRDELDAPKATALAVSPDGELVALSLGAYAPDGKRESWLEVRRVKDGSLAFDWRGAPAPDQLAWLPDGKAFSYVSESDGKSTVWVHDLATGATRPALRDVEHFQSYAWNPDGRSLVHAYGVESEADKRQVKRLRAIEDRWPGWRDHSYLVETTWPGGASRRLTAGAVSAEGWSFSPDGACLLFSRTWPDPLARPYARAVWSELNLADLSVAVVLEDRWVDAVSYGPDRNTLLVTGSPSAFDGLGNTLPAGVTPNDYGGQLYLYDRGAGKATPLTRDLDTVVQGAVWHRDGRIVAEVLDGQYVRLAVGTRDGKWRALDAGVEVVGDWDAAERGKVVVCAGTGAVTPQRVTVVPLDGKSRLLLAPGAERFADVTFGRVEPFATTLADGTLLDGLVYYPRDYVPGRRYPGIVFYYGGTSPITRDFGTRYPKNVWTGQGYFVYVPNPSGAVGYGQEFAARHVNDWGRRTAGEVIEGTKAFLSAFPDVDAARLGCIGASYGGFLTLYLIEQTDMFRAAVSHAGISNISSYWAEGYWGYSYGGRALADSFPWNAPDLYVEQSPLYHADRITTPLLLLHGADDTNVPPGESDGMYIALTMLGKEVEYVQVEGQNHHILDHDRRIVWNDTMLAWFARELRDDPGWWNALYPD